The following proteins are co-located in the Polymorphospora rubra genome:
- a CDS encoding response regulator → MRVLIADDQELMRVGFRMILEAQPDITVVADVADGRAAVEAARRLRPDVCVLDIRMPGLDGLQVTRLLAGPDVADPVAVVVITMFDDDEYVDTALQYGARGFLLKDCGPALLVEAVRAAVRGDALVAPQVTVRLLRHFRDRPQVRATAPVEALTDRESDVVRAVARGLTNQEIAGELFVAVSTVKTHLAAAQAKLGVRNRVEVASWAWRAGLVDA, encoded by the coding sequence GTGCGGGTCTTGATCGCCGATGACCAGGAGCTGATGCGAGTCGGGTTCCGGATGATCCTGGAAGCCCAGCCGGACATCACGGTGGTGGCCGACGTTGCCGACGGGCGGGCCGCGGTCGAGGCGGCGCGCCGGCTGCGCCCGGACGTGTGCGTACTGGACATCCGGATGCCGGGTCTGGACGGGCTGCAGGTCACCCGGCTGCTCGCGGGGCCCGACGTGGCCGACCCCGTCGCGGTCGTCGTCATCACCATGTTCGACGACGACGAGTACGTGGACACCGCCCTGCAGTACGGGGCACGCGGATTCCTGCTCAAGGACTGCGGACCGGCCCTGCTGGTGGAGGCGGTGCGGGCGGCCGTACGCGGCGACGCCCTGGTGGCGCCGCAGGTCACGGTCCGGCTGCTGCGTCATTTCCGGGACCGGCCGCAGGTCCGGGCGACGGCACCGGTGGAGGCGCTGACGGATCGGGAGAGCGACGTCGTACGGGCGGTGGCGCGGGGATTGACCAACCAGGAGATCGCGGGCGAGTTGTTCGTGGCGGTGTCCACCGTCAAGACTCATCTGGCTGCCGCGCAGGCGAAGCTCGGCGTACGCAACCGGGTCGAGGTCGCCTCCTGGGCGTGGCGCGCGGGTCTCGTCGACGCCTGA
- a CDS encoding DUF2087 domain-containing protein, which translates to MPRAGAVLARLKAIGVATGTGTGVYRARLDALREAAADLDRQQPISRLLVVYPELRNLFSHGRLTTFPPTLSERWELLSEMLTRFLDLDSPCDEEEINRRLSAVTDDVAGARRMLVDTGWLERDRAGTTYGTSRTLPARGSSG; encoded by the coding sequence GTGCCGAGGGCCGGGGCGGTGCTCGCCCGGCTCAAGGCGATCGGCGTGGCGACCGGTACCGGCACCGGCGTCTACCGGGCCCGGCTCGACGCCCTGCGCGAGGCCGCCGCGGACCTCGACCGTCAGCAGCCCATCAGCCGCCTGCTCGTGGTGTATCCGGAGCTGCGCAACCTCTTCTCGCACGGCCGGCTGACCACTTTCCCGCCGACCCTGTCGGAACGGTGGGAGCTGCTGTCGGAGATGCTCACCCGCTTCCTCGACCTCGACAGCCCCTGCGACGAGGAAGAGATCAACCGGCGGCTGTCCGCGGTCACCGACGACGTGGCCGGCGCCCGACGGATGCTGGTCGACACCGGCTGGCTGGAGCGCGACCGGGCCGGCACCACCTACGGCACGTCACGCACGCTGCCAGCTCGTGGGTCGTCCGGCTGA
- a CDS encoding right-handed parallel beta-helix repeat-containing protein, with the protein MELLSRRNALLAGLATTTVVGGLAATASVAHAAPEVTGDGWISVLDHGAVGDGVTDDTAAIQAALTAAAGTGESLLFPAGRVFKVSNELVASGLTDFVILGYAATLMLGGAQPSTNGGKAVLRLTNCHRFKIIGLEVRDSDRTQQYDGIRVSSSSGGVIDGVTVRDVRFNGIVVFDAVPRQSDDIAITNCTTEGTRFGISSNGKDVRIINNHVAMDWPSTAEAQAKGGVWSAPSDYYDGICVWAGADRNIVSGNTITECGQAGVFTQACTNLVVADNTVTGCQLRGIEVDGSNGGTAPSGIAVGVTITGNVVTNCIGHINLVSARDVTVVGNRIENPNSSRAVSCIAINLNTTKTVVVGNYARQAHATFPAIYVTEASTDVTVAWNTVDAAVPHQAPADTVIIRRSGPGQIRTEGKFIAVGGIGVGNSVPATTPGSVVRKIEIFTSTGASLGWIPVYNSIS; encoded by the coding sequence GTGGAGTTGCTGAGTAGGCGAAACGCGTTGCTCGCAGGGCTGGCCACCACCACAGTGGTCGGCGGACTGGCGGCGACCGCCTCCGTGGCGCACGCCGCGCCGGAAGTCACCGGTGACGGCTGGATCTCGGTGCTCGATCATGGCGCGGTCGGTGATGGCGTCACGGACGACACGGCGGCGATCCAGGCGGCGTTGACCGCGGCTGCCGGCACTGGAGAGAGTCTGCTCTTCCCCGCTGGCCGGGTCTTCAAGGTCAGCAATGAACTTGTCGCCTCGGGACTTACCGACTTCGTGATTCTCGGCTACGCGGCCACCCTCATGCTCGGCGGCGCGCAACCGTCCACCAACGGCGGCAAGGCCGTTCTGCGTCTCACCAACTGCCACAGGTTCAAAATCATTGGCCTGGAGGTGCGGGACAGCGACCGCACGCAGCAGTATGACGGGATCCGCGTCTCATCGTCCAGCGGCGGTGTCATCGATGGCGTCACTGTCCGTGATGTTCGTTTCAATGGCATTGTCGTGTTCGACGCCGTTCCCAGACAGTCCGACGATATCGCGATCACCAACTGCACTACTGAAGGCACCCGCTTCGGCATCTCGTCCAACGGCAAAGATGTCCGGATCATCAACAACCACGTCGCGATGGACTGGCCGTCGACCGCTGAGGCGCAGGCGAAAGGCGGCGTGTGGAGCGCGCCGTCGGACTACTACGACGGCATCTGCGTATGGGCGGGCGCTGACCGTAACATCGTCTCCGGCAACACGATCACCGAGTGCGGGCAGGCGGGCGTCTTCACGCAGGCATGCACCAACCTGGTTGTAGCTGACAACACCGTCACCGGGTGTCAGCTACGTGGCATCGAAGTGGACGGGAGTAACGGCGGAACGGCTCCCAGCGGAATCGCCGTCGGCGTCACGATCACCGGAAACGTCGTAACCAACTGCATAGGCCACATCAACCTCGTAAGCGCTCGTGACGTCACCGTGGTGGGTAACCGCATCGAAAACCCCAACTCGTCACGGGCCGTGAGCTGTATCGCTATCAATCTGAACACCACCAAGACGGTGGTCGTAGGGAACTATGCGCGGCAAGCCCACGCTACATTCCCCGCGATCTACGTCACCGAAGCATCGACCGACGTGACGGTGGCTTGGAACACCGTCGACGCGGCCGTGCCACACCAAGCTCCCGCCGACACCGTGATCATCCGCCGGAGCGGTCCTGGTCAGATCCGTACCGAGGGCAAGTTCATCGCCGTCGGCGGTATCGGGGTGGGCAACAGTGTTCCCGCGACAACCCCTGGCTCAGTAGTGCGGAAGATCGAGATTTTCACCTCGACTGGTGCGAGCCTCGGCTGGATTCCCGTCTACAACTCGATCAGCTGA
- a CDS encoding sensor histidine kinase: MTVASVLRQWPLAVLLMVLALLDVRFSGELETAGRGWMAPGVVALAAMALLAQARPVAAALGAAATLVVSSGLLRVVGAEMLAGLAVTEFGALGAIIVAVVRRVPAVAATGLVGLILATGGTAAQLRPQYWSLPDGSVPEPWWSVSLSGMAMVVLPVAYGMYLRGRDRERARASRAAVVAAQQRERLGLARELRDVVAHQVGAMMEQARAAQVLSATDPDAAARVLPVIERSGIEALSAMRRLVAALRDREQGDGRTPAPLARTTDLAADLRAMTSAGSPPVRLTVNLAEPVADEVATSVLRLVQESVTNARRHAAGAREIVASVRAGEGNLRVEVCDDGRAGPTIGRRRGGFGLVGMRERVHLLGGRFTAGRAVGGWRVTADVPLRRAGR, translated from the coding sequence GTGACTGTGGCATCGGTGCTGCGGCAGTGGCCGTTGGCTGTTCTGCTGATGGTCCTGGCATTGCTCGACGTGCGGTTCTCCGGAGAGCTCGAAACCGCGGGCCGGGGCTGGATGGCACCGGGCGTCGTCGCGCTGGCGGCCATGGCGCTGCTGGCGCAGGCGCGGCCGGTTGCCGCGGCGCTGGGTGCCGCGGCAACGCTGGTCGTCTCGTCGGGGCTGCTACGGGTGGTCGGCGCCGAGATGCTGGCGGGCCTGGCGGTGACCGAGTTCGGCGCACTGGGGGCCATCATCGTGGCGGTGGTCCGGCGGGTTCCGGCGGTTGCGGCGACCGGGCTCGTCGGGTTGATTCTGGCCACCGGCGGGACGGCGGCGCAGCTGCGGCCGCAGTACTGGTCGCTGCCCGACGGGTCGGTGCCGGAGCCGTGGTGGAGTGTGTCGCTGTCGGGAATGGCGATGGTGGTGCTGCCGGTGGCGTACGGCATGTATCTGCGGGGTCGTGACCGGGAGCGGGCCCGCGCGAGCCGGGCTGCGGTGGTCGCGGCGCAGCAGCGTGAGCGGCTGGGCCTGGCGCGGGAGCTTCGCGACGTGGTGGCGCACCAGGTCGGCGCGATGATGGAGCAGGCCCGGGCCGCGCAGGTGCTGTCCGCGACGGACCCCGATGCGGCGGCCCGGGTGCTGCCGGTGATCGAACGCTCCGGTATCGAGGCGTTGTCGGCGATGCGTCGCCTGGTCGCCGCGCTGCGCGACCGTGAACAGGGCGATGGCCGGACGCCGGCGCCGCTGGCGCGGACCACCGACCTGGCGGCCGACCTGCGCGCGATGACGTCGGCCGGCAGTCCGCCGGTACGGCTGACGGTCAACCTGGCCGAACCGGTGGCCGACGAGGTCGCGACATCGGTGCTGCGCCTCGTGCAGGAGTCGGTGACCAATGCCCGGCGTCATGCCGCCGGGGCACGGGAGATAGTGGCATCGGTACGGGCGGGGGAGGGCAACCTCCGGGTCGAGGTCTGCGACGACGGGAGGGCCGGGCCAACAATCGGCAGACGCCGCGGTGGTTTCGGGCTTGTCGGCATGCGGGAGCGGGTGCACCTGCTCGGCGGCCGGTTCACCGCCGGCCGCGCGGTCGGCGGTTGGCGGGTGACCGCCGACGTGCCGCTGCGCAGGGCCGGGCGGTAG
- a CDS encoding sensor histidine kinase, translated as MRGLLGGGVKLDWRGLITWEWPLAGLLMLALALDGAAASGLTHYDQRWELPSSLAVCGLALLASRWPAIAGVGVAVVLLVWSVVLRLASVAVLSVAGGLLGAEVAAVLAVIVAVVRRSSRSTATGIVGLLLLGCLAVRVLRPDHPDSPQDLGWNAILPVLAVLAGWYLRARDAEHSREMRAVVVAAQLRERVALARELHDVVAHHIGGMVVQAQAAQAVAVPDPGAPARVLPVIERAGTDALSAMQRMVVMLRDTGEGGGEPATLTTDLVADLHGLTADAGGGTPVRLTVELAEPVPAEVATTVLRLVQESVTNARRYATGAHEITTTVRAGGGTVRVQVRDDGRHTDQPKRSGGGGYGLVGMRERVQLLGGRFEAGRLPGEGWQVLADVPL; from the coding sequence GTGCGAGGACTGCTTGGTGGCGGCGTGAAGCTCGACTGGCGAGGTCTGATTACCTGGGAGTGGCCCCTGGCCGGGCTGCTCATGCTCGCACTGGCCCTGGACGGAGCGGCGGCGAGCGGGCTGACACATTACGACCAGCGGTGGGAGCTGCCGAGTTCCCTCGCCGTGTGCGGCCTCGCGCTGCTGGCGTCCCGCTGGCCCGCCATCGCGGGTGTAGGTGTTGCGGTGGTCCTGCTGGTGTGGTCGGTGGTGCTGCGGCTGGCCAGCGTCGCGGTCCTCTCCGTCGCGGGCGGGTTGCTGGGTGCCGAGGTCGCCGCGGTCCTGGCCGTCATCGTCGCCGTGGTCCGCCGGTCGTCCAGGTCCACCGCCACCGGCATCGTGGGGCTGCTCCTGCTCGGCTGTCTCGCGGTCCGTGTCCTGCGCCCAGACCACCCGGACTCCCCGCAGGACCTGGGCTGGAATGCGATTCTGCCGGTGCTGGCCGTCCTCGCCGGGTGGTACCTGCGGGCCCGCGACGCCGAACACTCGCGGGAGATGCGGGCTGTGGTGGTCGCGGCCCAGTTGCGGGAACGGGTTGCCCTGGCTCGGGAGCTGCACGATGTGGTGGCGCACCACATCGGTGGGATGGTGGTGCAAGCCCAGGCGGCGCAGGCGGTGGCGGTGCCCGATCCCGGCGCGCCGGCGCGGGTACTGCCGGTGATCGAACGCGCCGGCACGGACGCCCTGTCGGCGATGCAGCGGATGGTCGTCATGCTGCGAGACACCGGCGAGGGCGGCGGGGAGCCGGCGACGCTGACCACGGACCTGGTCGCCGATCTGCACGGGCTGACCGCCGATGCGGGAGGTGGCACGCCGGTCCGGCTGACGGTGGAGCTCGCCGAGCCCGTACCGGCGGAGGTCGCGACCACGGTGCTGCGGCTGGTCCAGGAGTCGGTGACGAACGCGCGCCGGTACGCCACCGGCGCCCATGAGATCACCACGACGGTACGAGCCGGCGGCGGGACCGTCCGGGTGCAGGTACGAGACGACGGCCGACATACCGACCAGCCGAAGAGGTCCGGGGGCGGCGGTTACGGCCTGGTCGGCATGCGGGAGCGGGTGCAGTTGCTCGGCGGCCGGTTCGAGGCGGGCCGGTTGCCCGGTGAGGGCTGGCAAGTGCTCGCGGATGTGCCGCTCTGA
- a CDS encoding Hsp70 family protein, translated as MTANGYRLGVDFGTSSTVAMLAGRDGRAKPLLFDASPLLPSGVFAGLDTGPLFTGADAERAASAQPAGFEANPKRRIDDRVIWLADREITVTDAIAAVLTRVNAEARRVAGGPPDTVALTHPAGWSRTRLGVLATAAEQAGFGECGFVAEPVAAAAYFAGVIGKDLPAGRCLLVYDLGAGTCDVSIVRRTQDALEVVATTGLDDIGGLDLDATIVDHARSLTATATNAWGRLEWPRTPADQRAHRLLWRDARTAKEQLSRHTSADLHIPLIDTVVHVTRDEFETAARPHLERTVDLTATLLRDAGVPRQLLAGIFLVGGSSRLPLVASLLHRTLRIAPTTLDHPELVVAEGALHGPTTTHTPTGPTPPPPAPAYTSTGDADQPTAADITPDDVTVERTLTGHSDQVTLVVFSPDGRTLATAGRDGTARLWDVATGRPAAILTGHTHFVAAVVFSPDGRTLATASYDDTARLWDVTTGRPAAILTGHTDGAYAVAFSPDGRTLATGGGDGTARLWDVTTGRPAAILTGHTDGVEAVAFSPDGRILATADDDGTAFLWDVATGQTTTMLAGHTDFVAAVAFSPDGRTLATAGRDGTARLWDVATGRTAAILTDHNDLVIAVVFSPDGRTLATAGRDGTARLWDVATGRTAAILTGHTNYVAAVAFSPDGRTLATAGRDGTARLWDVATGQTAATLTDHTDGVHAVAFSPDGRTLATASSDGTARLWNVDAGRPRIWRITAS; from the coding sequence GTGACGGCGAATGGATACCGGCTCGGAGTCGATTTCGGTACCTCCTCGACGGTGGCGATGCTCGCTGGCCGGGACGGGCGGGCCAAGCCGTTGCTGTTCGATGCGTCGCCGCTGCTGCCCTCCGGGGTGTTCGCCGGGCTGGATACCGGCCCGTTGTTTACCGGTGCGGATGCCGAGCGCGCCGCGTCGGCCCAGCCCGCCGGGTTCGAGGCCAACCCGAAACGGCGTATCGACGATCGCGTGATCTGGCTTGCCGATCGGGAGATCACGGTCACCGACGCGATCGCGGCGGTGCTGACCCGGGTGAACGCCGAGGCGCGACGGGTCGCCGGCGGACCACCGGACACGGTGGCGCTCACCCACCCCGCCGGATGGAGCCGTACCCGGCTGGGCGTTCTGGCCACCGCCGCGGAGCAGGCCGGGTTCGGCGAATGCGGTTTCGTCGCCGAACCCGTCGCCGCGGCGGCGTACTTCGCCGGTGTTATCGGCAAGGACCTGCCGGCCGGTCGATGCCTTCTCGTCTACGACCTCGGCGCCGGCACCTGCGATGTCAGCATCGTCCGCCGCACCCAGGACGCGCTGGAGGTCGTGGCCACCACGGGGCTCGACGACATCGGTGGTCTGGACCTCGACGCCACCATCGTCGACCACGCCCGGTCACTGACCGCCACCGCCACCAATGCGTGGGGGCGGCTGGAATGGCCACGGACCCCCGCCGACCAACGCGCCCACCGACTGCTGTGGCGCGACGCCCGCACCGCCAAGGAACAACTATCCCGCCACACCAGCGCCGACCTGCACATCCCCCTCATCGACACCGTCGTCCACGTGACCCGCGACGAATTCGAAACGGCGGCCCGCCCTCACCTGGAGCGCACCGTCGACCTCACCGCCACCCTGCTTCGCGACGCCGGCGTACCCCGACAACTCCTAGCCGGCATCTTCCTGGTCGGCGGCTCCTCCCGGCTACCCCTGGTCGCCTCCCTGCTCCACCGCACCCTCCGCATCGCACCCACCACCCTGGACCACCCCGAACTCGTCGTCGCCGAAGGCGCACTTCACGGCCCAACCACCACCCACACCCCAACCGGACCCACCCCACCACCACCGGCACCGGCGTACACCTCGACCGGGGATGCCGATCAGCCGACAGCAGCCGACATCACCCCGGACGATGTGACGGTGGAGCGCACCCTGACCGGCCACAGCGACCAGGTCACGCTCGTGGTGTTCAGCCCTGACGGCAGGACCCTGGCCACCGCCGGCAGGGACGGCACCGCACGGCTGTGGGACGTCGCCACCGGCCGGCCCGCCGCCATCCTCACCGGCCACACCCACTTTGTCGCCGCTGTGGTGTTCAGCCCTGACGGCAGGACTCTCGCCACCGCCAGTTATGACGACACCGCACGGCTGTGGGACGTCACCACCGGCAGGCCCGCCGCCATTCTCACCGGCCACACCGACGGGGCCTACGCTGTGGCGTTCAGCCCTGACGGCAGAACCCTCGCCACCGGTGGCGGTGACGGCACCGCACGGCTGTGGGACGTCACCACCGGCAGGCCCGCCGCCATTCTCACCGGCCACACCGACGGAGTCGAGGCTGTGGCGTTCAGCCCTGACGGCAGAATCCTGGCCACCGCCGACGATGACGGCACCGCATTCCTGTGGGACGTCGCCACCGGCCAGACCACTACCATGCTCGCCGGCCACACCGACTTTGTCGCCGCTGTGGCGTTCAGCCCCGACGGCAGAACCCTCGCCACCGCCGGCAGGGACGGCACCGCACGGCTGTGGGACGTCGCCACCGGCCGGACCGCCGCCATCCTCACCGACCACAACGACCTGGTCATCGCCGTGGTGTTCAGCCCTGACGGCAGGACCCTCGCCACCGCCGGCAGGGACGGCACCGCGCGGCTGTGGGACGTCGCCACCGGCCGGACCGCCGCCATCCTCACCGGCCACACCAACTATGTCGCCGCTGTGGCGTTCAGCCCCGACGGCAGAACCCTGGCCACCGCCGGCAGGGACGGCACCGCACGGCTGTGGGACGTCGCCACCGGCCAGACCGCCGCCACCCTCACCGACCACACCGACGGGGTCCACGCTGTGGCGTTCAGCCCCGACGGCAGAACCCTCGCCACCGCCAGCAGTGACGGCACCGCACGACTGTGGAACGTCGACGCGGGGCGCCCCCGGATCTGGCGCATAACGGCGTCATGA